One Plasmodium relictum strain SGS1 genome assembly, chromosome: 2 genomic region harbors:
- a CDS encoding serine/threonine protein kinase, putative: MLRREKKLKKKVYSDEFNNINKKIKDKFIFIYLIAVGGFSCVYKIKKKKKKKFYALKNVKFSANIFNYEKKILLNLREIECLNKLKNHPNIVRMHDCWLEVNEVLSKSKKKKNLIISLSGDLQKNNKKRSSNPSNNIKSLYLNKNKNKVTAGNLLQLSKANVFKEINYFNNNEEIDINNYQLVTFKNNCNKNEVCKNKINFANVSENLKKKKKSNNGKTEKENILFFSDIYLIRKNNSFFKMNSYDKWKMLQLYENYLEKEKPKPSHDIYKMSDLNDFFMKIKKTKDDFKIYYNFFSNLSNNPSYLQIKFKNKCDLNYFILCKNINNFTNLLFKNNYKISWTYKKYFSSLTNIKENNNNKQYNFFLCRNLLCNKKKFKKTGYAYKYNRFILKSCFSSNYLKINKDLKKSKTNQSNKIIYKHKLKKNIIFHIKGNTHIYKTIGNFLYIVGISKLNLNDSKNILNKYLLKNIKLRYLIWNNSNNNNENNFIHPKKYELSDNKCSLKYYILYEKTKRKFYDLTNAHNSVIKREENKRKKIVLKKKKKDIHFSSFNNYLLFFYKTQKNFEIKNKKVVKITPSNLYVELVVLLFNLLFNKDKKKIANEIYINLKNFKMLQHNLNINKLDDYYNNINIKKKNVIIKSFLLRILFFLILKNIEINMEISFNLFLKKTKNMFLININYQERLIRIYLLVLFKILKSRKVRIISKIQQNICSVLKYVVAFYNIIRNRSINNVKNTNFINIKKWNRINELILQNKLKYNSVLKKEDYESKLYHHKTMKKTEKYKSCLSYTGNENDDNNNNFNCSNDYYSYFIDKNENNIKNAYIREYNFNYFHNMNDRKHYSKSINKDILNWNLINPIIKYENNLKENFFYNPIKKNNLKNTINNNKNIKRPFNVPLKNDFIDQKKFIRFKYDDTYFMHELKIIINENIMKKRKIPIHKIDAYYNNYFFNSIFSHDEKITLTKKQFIKRIFSNQIYKNERFLELIRNNSKNIFSEFDKLSYNNNNIRHLKKIKDKTVIIYNDYNKIKDGYLENGNINNSSNNKINLEKNNLIKNRLLKKEYINVNKKRILMKKKKNVYKYENKEIQNNIYDTNNSQNCLTYINTSSLYKMNTYHKKNEVKYVLFKMQCNNNSLDNKIKKGEKEYCTNSLENKKEILSMMNFNQKHNNLKNINGMKLKQSINNTPINNSNKKNSKNINIFETMHCNLIYCITLIFFNKFPEYERSAYHQCNIFNDIYQKIYFLLYLKSNLGIKNKNKKKFLIENNKMDTFFKFCNSLMSKQDEKYYLLNCKKLKLFFSRNNVKKYFKRKSLRFLFDLLYKVSVIYNYLLTVKIQRNTYGNRYFLNLYIIYSIKDKNCLFQKITKNCYFSGVHVENICFNKRKIFYYYMFSSIFKVNNHYFDNICEYNNYNNLLNIMNKNILIYNIYVELFVIFTLKFFKNFYIFNKSFRKYYKNSKYKLCKQKNTNNVFYISCIKCYKIYLLRFYNILLSKIKHYEINIIILLCFIEEKYLNHLKRDEGGYYVNLFKHNLYYFMRNNNFLKNESNIFNLYNIYHNTNIKNNLMDELNNFFIFIIHFYNYYEIVKIINQNILKEFVSIPFLPILTNGKKKKKNEKIKTIIQEFKKRIILFHGVKEKDIKKNIFMNELKHNYYKNSNENRTKLFNYNILSKNKITTYHHNFLITNIINFLNCSNLITNIFIKKNEQVYLSLNEEEVINNLFIINFNNYFIYYMYFLTKIKKYKNLNNKNIYSLPLLINIAITRKTNLDIIFNIKSISSDLFVSNPLLIFKNILYHNNSNINIKGSYYKNNNNFKKFRYNNNHICYNIFKKSSNYLQIYYYNMLKECFQKYSKTILLLDYYPLIFERNISFIKKKYLKNYLLSKNRKHSFYKSVSFKISKKKWAIIKHNSLFKTDTSKRKCILKRNQKKLDDKYFINNIIKSCMKTKFFYIKVTRIIYKKKEKYFILNILKDKKYSFQYFNIFDMYHMKIHRYNSFNFCQMLSDYTKEYKKNNSNITNINNDNIQHIKKIYINSLKKKKKYHTFLKILFNEINTSNKCEYNKMKLKKNNYNFNDKHKNKKKKNIIHNSEKKKVQVLNESTVFLEKWKNEKLKKKKIQHFFENIQYSSENEDFKIIFENSSNNEEKKIKNKKKRKIVLKNNGIKKKNTNLNYIKACHHIYKRKRRNISSCCYIKMRSQVVNEKIINYASLKNRFSQNDHDIYGKSSISNSLKFFLFSNNNNKNFYNTSNKVNKSNSVNNFNCNYDTCNNYNFDQLNEHIQVKKENNNDKYIDKCFSSSLKKNYKTLELLKRELLVKNPSNESSLLRNKTDLYYNTHNKNKCNKHSKIQFNNYDNSNGLSILETNMIKKVLSNSNNSLDNGIIKGNNLKKNITHLYSDEIKTNNELKYEYFDINYSKNIMFHSIDIDSIKNYELMYNTTCSFNDSSYKKKLKFYKRNFCKKKMKNNNRIKKKKKVYIFFEKINSLSYYKNKAKFKPKKIIKKICQIKRNSNLKSKNLDKKTKIYAFDNNNILLKILKKNKRKYMKTNKNFSSSLDLKNSNSFKYFTRINSEISHQEESSRNFDNIQNQKTLIQDQYINDNSLLKKNGDISRLPKMEITHIKLIFLMNLMNDFNHIYNILKLSLMNNMYYNLFKREKMKYVLFCIEYIKIFYKNHFLNKTNYKKKFLIRNQHENTIYDASSINNNNVFNTLNLEFNEKLKNISNEDFFFNNKRFLENYYNYYLCHINQNKKNNFYYNQKLISTKNIISYNFKLKKLYNIKKKIIKKKQIVYINNKMPNMKMKIFHFAKKLTKKGNGISKKRKKNITFFNSYLNNQVIKKNNMKIFLLNVATHIFSFDKMNDKKNVYYPLRFYQMNNKIKKKKKILCENKYFYKDDFLNVQGHSRSSLMDNYFFQNGVIYEYFKYYFFLLNCFNAIRQMNCTLKNIHCFYLNKSDYNCNDNNPTYKNKSYSTSKYYNYNISDKHKHKDNKKGNNIGKCFSYMDNNEINHYNCYERYVQNDSNKNINHIHMKILSKLSGKEKNFNLLKHENYKNNNFTSFSVKINNNNNKHNLKKNMKYKFNLYIRMEYCNNTLENYINRRTYINFKRNQEIIHMIIIGLHYIHKNNIMHRDLKPSNIFICDNNIVKIGDFGLASYDYLDARKINSCSKEYSYTNKIHSINKTNFESSIHINSNESIIKKKNVNSKFNKNKKKKKEENNNFSLSYLARKKVIYYLNKHIFKRFMRDVKKKRLSNYKCFDNLQNKMLNHSSELDKSEESSNSEKLNKSEELIKLNKSNKRNRTSMLHISSKLNKLKKLKILNNFGKSIEFYNKIDNTKSFTHKHFKNNFPIKNDDRNSINKVFRENENIINETFTFKKVKNSKKIISYDKNLCDKTVINANINTFVENHNNGINVNKLIKCDNMKNLFMISTKRNYTNSVLDNNKMEKNDKDKKINEKSSYCYCTTEKTFLPNSLTRYNKNSKFQNKRNNLKEYDFHLLGNINNNKMFKNKQAKKKEFYDYNYQIKISEKSNFNLKDEKESYHTQGIGTKMYSAPEQLIEHKYTKAVDMFSLGLIIVDLFTITETNMERTKILCNARQRILPDLLIKKHPNVAKLCKNLLSLDYKSRLTSEDLYNRILTVGNVFYFNK, encoded by the coding sequence AACCATCtcatgatatatataaaatgagTGATTTAAACGATTtctttatgaaaataaaaaaaacaaaggatgattttaaaatttattataattttttttcaaatttatcAAATAATCCCTCATATCTTCAAATTaagtttaaaaataaatgtgatttaaattattttattctttgtaaaaatataaataatttcactaatttattatttaaaaacaattATAAGATCTCTTggacatataaaaaatattttagcaGTTTAACAaacattaaagaaaataataataataagcagtataatttttttttgtgtagaAATTTGTTatgcaataaaaaaaaattcaagaaAACGGGCTatgcatataaatataatagatttattttaaaaagttgtttttcttctaattatttaaaaataaataaggacctcaaaaaatcaaaaacaaatcaaagtaataaaattatttataagcataaattgaagaaaaatattatttttcatataaaaggAAATACACATATTTACAAAACTATaggtaattttttatatattgttGGTATCTCCAagttaaatttaaatgattcaaaaaacattttaaataaatatttattaaaaaatataaagttaagATATTTAATTTGGAATAATTctaacaataataatgaaaataatttcataCATCCTAAAAAGTATGAATTAAGCGATAATAAATgttctttaaaatattatattctaTATGAGAAAACAAAAAGGaaattttatgatttaaCTAATGCTCATAATAGTGTTATTAAAAGAGAGgagaataaaagaaaaaaaattgtcttaaaaaaaaagaagaaagatatacatttttcttcattcaacaattatttactttttttttataaaactcaaaaaaattttgaaataaaaaataagaaagtTGTCAAAATTACTCCATCTAATTTATATGTAGAATTAGTagttttactttttaatttactttttaacaaagataaaaaaaaaatagctaatgaaatttacataaatttaaaaaattttaaaatgttacaacataatttaaatataaataaattagatgattattataataatataaatattaaaaaaaaaaatgttattattaAGTCATTTCTTTTGagaatccttttttttttaattttaaaaaatatagaaataaatatgGAAATCTCTTTTaacctttttttaaaaaaaacaaaaaacatgtttttaataaatataaattatcaaGAAAGATtaataagaatatatttattagttttatttaaaatattaaaaagtagAAAAGTTCGTATTATAAGTAAAATTCAACAAAATATATGTAGTGTATTAAAATATGTGGTagcattttataatataataagaaaTAGATCcataaataatgtaaaaaatacaaattttataaatattaagaaaTGGAATAGAATAAATGAGTTAATATtgcaaaataaattaaaatataatagtgtattaaaaaaagaggaCTACGAAAGTAAATTGTACCATCACAAAACGATGAAGAAaacagaaaaatataaaagctGTTTAAGTTATACAggaaatgaaaatgatgataacaataataattttaattgtaGTAATGATTATTATTCATACTTCattgataaaaatgaaaataatattaaaaatgcatatattagagaatataattttaattacttTCATAATATGAACGATAGAAAACATTATAGCAAAAGTATTAATAAGGATATACTAAATTGGAATTTAATCAACcctataattaaatatgaaaataacttaaaggaaaattttttttataatcctattaaaaaaaataatttaaaaaatacaataaataataataaaaatattaaaagaccGTTTAATGTTCccttaaaaaatgattttattgatcaaaaaaaatttatcagATTTAAATATGACGATACATATTTTATGCACGaactaaaaattattataaacgagaatattatgaaaaaaaggaaaataccTATCCATAAAATTGATGCATATTATAAcaattacttttttaatagtATTTTCAGTcatgatgaaaaaataactttaacaaaaaaacaatttataaaaagaattttcagtaatcaaatttataaaaacgAAAGATTTTTGGaattaataagaaataactcaaaaaatatttttagtgAATTTGACAAATTATcgtataataataataacataaGACAtctaaaaaagataaaagatAAGACagttataatttataatgattataataaaattaaggaTGGTTATTTAGAAAACGGTAACATAAATAAtagtagtaataataaaattaatttagaaaaaaacaacttaataaaaaatagactACTAAAAAAAGAGTACATAAATGTTAACAAGAAAagaattttaatgaaaaaaaaaaaaaatgtatataaatacgaaaataaagaaattcaaaataatatatatgatacaAATAATTCTCAGAATTGtttaacatatataaatactaGCTCGctttataaaatgaatacaTATCACAAGAAAAATGAAGTGAAATATGTTTTATTCAAAATGCaatgtaataataattcacttgataataaaataaaaaaaggagaaaaGGAATACTGTACAAACAGtcttgaaaataaaaaagaaatattaagtATGATGAATTTTAATCAGAAAcacaataatttaaaaaatattaatggtATGAAACTCAAACaaagtataaataatacaccaataaataattctaataagaagaatagtaaaaatataaacatattCGAAACAATGCATTGCAATTTGATTTATTGTATTaccttaattttttttaacaaatttCCTGAATATGAAAGAAGTGCATATCACCaatgtaatatttttaacgatatttatcaaaagatatattttttactttatctGAAATCAAATTTAGGTATaaagaacaaaaataaaaaaaaatttcttatagaaaataataagatGGATactttctttaaattttgtaATTCACTTATGAGTAAACAAGACGAAAAATATTATCTACTGaattgtaaaaaattaaagttgTTTTTTTCTAGAAACaatgttaaaaaatatttcaaaagaaaaagtttGAGGTTTCTTTTTGATTTACTTTATAAAGTATCagttatttataattatttattgacAGTTAAAATTCAAAGAAATACCTACGGTAATAGGTATTTcctaaatttatatattatatatagtattaaagataaaaattgtctttttcaaaaaattacaaaaaattgttatttttcAGGTGTACATGTAGAAAACatttgttttaataaaaggaaaatattttactatTATATGTTTAGTTCTATTTTCAAAGTAAATAACCATTATTTTGATAACATTtgtgaatataataattataataatttattaaatattatgaacaaaaatattttaatatataatatatatgttgaATTATTCGTTATATTCACACTaaagttttttaaaaatttttatatctttaataaaagttttagaaaatattataagaaCAGCAAATACAAATTatgtaaacaaaaaaatacgAATAATgtcttttatatttcttgtataaaatgttataaaatttatttattaagattttataatattctcttaagtaaaattaaacattatgaaattaatataatcatATTACTTTGTTTcatagaagaaaaatatttaaatcatttaaagCGTGACGAAGGAGGTTATTAcgttaatttatttaagcATAACCTGTATTATTTTATGAGAAAtaataactttttaaaaaatgaaagtaatatatttaatttatataacatATATCATAATacgaatattaaaaataatttaatggatgaactaaataatttttttatttttattattcatttttacaaTTATTACGAAAtagttaaaattattaatcaAAACATTCTTAAGGAATTTGTTAGTATCCCATTTTTACCTATTTTAacaaatggaaaaaaaaaaaaaaaaaatgaaaaaataaaaacgatTATTcaagaatttaaaaagagaataatTCTATTTCATGGAGTAAAGGAAAAAgacataaagaaaaatatttttatgaatgaattaaaacataattattataaaaattcaaaCGAAAATAGaactaaattatttaattataacatATTaagtaaaaacaaaattactACTTatcatcataattttttaattacaaatataattaactttttaaattgtaGCAATTTGATAACaaacatatttataaaaaaaaatgaacagGTATATTTATCATTGAATGAGGAAGaagtaataaataatttatttattatcaattttaataattatttcatataCTATATGTATTTCTtaactaaaataaaaaaatataaaaatttaaataacaaaaatatatattctttgccattattaataaatatagcTATTACTAGAAAAACAAATTtagatataatttttaatataaaatctaTTAGTAGTGATTTATTTGTTAGTAATCCTTtactaatttttaaaaatattttatatcataacaattcaaatattaatataaaaggttcttattataaaaataataataattttaagaaattcAGGTATAACAATAACCATAtatgttataatatttttaaaaaatcaagTAATTATTTGCAAATATACTATTACAATATGCTTAAGGAATGTTTCCAGAAATATAGTAAAACCATTTTACTTCTTGATTATTATCCCTTAATATTTGAAAGGAATATtagttttataaaaaaaaagtatttaaaaaattacttatTAAGCAAAAATAGGAAACATTCATTTTACAAGTCtgtttcatttaaaataagtaaaaaaaaatgggcTATAATTAAACACAATAGTTTATTTAAAACAGATACGAGTAAAAGAAAATgcattttaaaaagaaatcaaaaaaagttagatgataaatattttattaataatataattaaaagttGTATGAagactaaatttttttatattaaagttacaagaattatttataaaaaaaaggaaaaatatttcatattaaatattttaaaagacaagaaatattcttttcagtattttaatatttttgatatGTATCATATGAAAATTCACAGGTATAatagttttaatttttgtcaGATGCTTAGTGATTATACTAaagaatacaaaaaaaataatagtaatataacaaatataaataatgataatattcagcatattaaaaaaatatatatcaatagtttaaaaaaaaaaaaaaaataccatacatttttaaaaatactcTTTAATGAGATTAATACTTCAAACAAAtgtgaatataataaaatgaaattaaagaaaaataattataacttTAAtgataaacataaaaataaaaaaaaaaaaaatattattcataattctgaaaaaaaaaaagtgcaAGTATTGAATGAGAGTACGgtatttttagaaaaatggAAGAacgaaaaattaaaaaaaaaaaaaattcagcacttttttgaaaatattcaatattctagtgaaaatgaagactttaaaataatttttgaaaaCAGTAGTAATAAcgaagagaaaaaaataaaaaataagaaaaaaagaaaaattgtattaaaaaataatggaataaaaaaaaaaaatacaaatctTAACTATATTAAAGCATGTCAccatatttataaaagaaagcGAAGAAATATTTCTTCATGTTGCTATATTAAAATGCGAAGTCAGGTTGTAAACgaaaaaattatcaattatgcttctttaaaaaatagattTAGTCAGAATGACCATGATATATACGGTAAATCTTCTATTAGCAATTCactgaaattttttttattcagtaataataataataagaatttttataatacatCTAATAAAGTCAATAAATCAAATAgtgttaataattttaattgtaATTATGATACGTGTAATAATTATAACTTTGATCAACTTAATGAACACATTCaagttaaaaaagaaaataataatgataaatatattgATAAGTGTTTTTCTtcaagtttaaaaaaaaattataaaacatTAGAACTCTTAAAAAGGGAGCTATTGGTTAAAAATCCCTCAAATGAATCTTCACTTTTGAGAAATAAAACTGATTTATATTACAATacacataataaaaataaatgtaacaAACATAGTAAAATacaatttaataattatgataataGCAATGGTTTGAGCATTTTAGAAActaatatgataaaaaaagtattaagtAATTCAAATAATAGTTTAGATAATGGAATTATAAAAGggaataatttaaagaaaaatataacacATCTTTATTCTGATGAAATAAAGActaataatgaattaaaatatgaatattttgatataaattatagtaaaaatattatgtttCATTCTATTGATATCGActcaattaaaaattatgaactGATGTATAACACCACTTGCTCCTTTAACGACTCAtcatataagaaaaaattaaaattttataagagaaatttttgtaaaaaaaaaatgaagaataataatagaataaaaaaaaagaaaaaagtatacattttttttgaaaaaataaattctctaagttattataaaaacaaaGCAAAGTTTaaaccaaaaaaaataataaagaaaatttgccaaataaagagaaattctaatttaaaatcaaaaaatttagataaaaaaacaaaaatatatgcttttgataataataatatattattgaaaattctgaaaaaaaataaaagaaaatatatgaaaactaataaaaattttagttcTTCcttagatttaaaaaattctaattCGTTCAAATATTTTACGAGAATTAATAGTGAAATATCACATCAAGAAGAATCATCAAGaaattttgataatataCAAAATCAGAAAACTTTAATTCAAGACCAATATATAAATGACAAtagtttattaaaaaaaaatggagatATTTCTAGATTACCTAAAATGGAAATAACTcatattaaattaatttttcttatgaATTTAATGAATGATTTTAATCATATCTacaatattttgaaattaagtttaatgaataatatgtattataatttatttaaaagagaAAAGATGAAATATGTACTTTTTTGTATAgagtatattaaaattttttacaaaaatcatttcttaaataaaaccaattataaaaaaaaatttcttataaGAAATCAACATGAGAATACGATATACGATGCTAGttcaattaataataataatgtctTCAATACTCTAAATTTAGAATtcaatgaaaaattaaaaaatatttcaaacgaagattttttttttaataataagaGATTTcttgaaaattattataattattatttatgccacattaatcaaaataaaaaaaataatttttattataatcaaaaattaataagCACAAAGAATATTATCTCGTATAATTTTAAGTTGAAAAAgctttataatataaaaaaaaaaattatcaaaaaaaaacagattgtgtatattaataataaaatgccTAACATGAAgatgaaaatttttcattttgcaAAGAAACTAACAAAAAAGGGAAATGGAATAAGtaaaaagagaaagaaaaatattacattttttaattcatatttaaataatcaagtaattaaaaaaaataatatgaaaatttttcttttaaatgtTGCAACtcatattttttcctttGATAAAatgaatgataaaaaaaatgtttattatCCTTTAAGATTTTATCAAATgaataacaaaataaaaaaaaaaaaaaaaattttatgtgaaaataaatatttttataaagatgACTTTTTAAATGTTCAAGGGCATTCACGTTCCTCTTTAATggataattatttttttcaaaatggTGTAATTTACGAGTACTttaagtattatttttttcttcttaacTGTTTTAATGCAATAAGACAAATGAATTGTACACtgaaaaatatacattgttTTTACTTAAATAAAAGTGATTATAACTGTAATGATAATAATCCTacatacaaaaataaaagttacAGTACtagtaaatattataattataacatTAGTGATAAACATAAGCATAAGGATAATAAGAAAGGTAATAATATTGGAAAATGCTTCAGTTATATggataataatgaaattaatcaTTACAACTGTTATGAGAGGTATGTGCAAAATGATAGtaataaaaacattaatCATATacatatgaaaatattaagtaAGTTAAGTggaaaggaaaaaaattttaatttattaaaacacgaaaattataaaaataataatttcacTTCTTTTtctgtaaaaataaataacaataataataaacataatttaaaaaaaaatatgaaatataagtttaatttatatataaggATGGAATATTGTAACAATACtttagaaaattatattaataggagaacatatattaattttaaaagaaatcaAGAAATAATCCACATGATAATAATAGGATTACATTATATTCACAAAAACAATATCATGCATCGTGATTTAAAGCcttctaatatttttatttgtgaTAACAATATTGTTAAAATAGGTGATTTCGGTTTAGCTTCATATGATTATTTAGATgcaagaaaaattaattcatgTTCAAAAGAATATTCATATACTAACAAGATTCATAGCATAAATAAAACCAATTTTGAAAGTAGCATACATATTAATTCAAATGaaagtataataaaaaagaaaaacgtAAATAGCAAATTTAacaagaataaaaaaaaaaaaaaagaagaaaataacaatttttcattatcttaTTTAGcaagaaaaaaagtaatttattacttaaataaacatatttttaaaagatttatGAGAGACGTTAAAAAAAAGCGTTTATCAAATTATAAATGCTTTGATAATTTGcaaaataaaatgttaaaTCATTCTTCTGAGTTAGATAAATCAGAAGAGTCTAGCAACTCAGAAAAACTGAATAAATCAGAAGAactaattaaattaaataaatccaataaaagaaatagaacAAGTATGCTACATATATCAAGTaagttaaataaattaaaaaagttaaaaattttaaacaaTTTTGGAAAATCAATTGAATTTTACaataaaatagataataCAAAATCATTTACACATAAacatttcaaaaataatttccctattaaaaatgatgatAGAAATAGCATTAATAAAGTATTTAgagaaaatgaaaacataATAAATGAAACCTTTACGTTTAAAAAAGTCAagaatagtaaaaaaattatttcttatgataaaaatttatgtgATAAGACTGTTATTAACGCAAATATAAACACTTTTGTTGAGAATCATAATAATGGCATAAACGTTAATAAGTTAATAAAATGTGATAATATGAAGAATCTTTTTATGATTTCTACAAAAAGAAACTATACTAATAGTGTattagataataataaaatggaGAAGAATGATAAAGATAAGAAAATTAATGAGAAAAGTTCTTATTGTTATTGCACTACagaaaaaacatttttaccTAATTCTTTGACAagatacaataaaaatagtaaattcCAAAACAAAAGAAATAACTTAAAAGAATATGATTTTCACTTGCTTGGAaacattaataataataaaatgttcAAAAATAAACAAGCAAAGAAGAAAGAATTTTATGACTATAATTATCAGATAAAAATATCAGAAAAATCAAATTTCAACTTGAAGGATGAAAAAGAATCTTATCATACTCAAGGAATAGGAACAAAAATGTATTCAGCTCCTGAACAATTAATTGAACATAAATATACAAAAGCAGTTGATATGTTTTCTCTCGGTTTAATTATAGTTGATCTTTTTACTATAACTGAAACAAATATGGAGagaacaaaaattttatgtaatGCTAGACAAAGAATTTTACCTGATTtgttaattaaaaaacatCCAAATGTAGcaaaattatgtaaaaatttattatccCTAGATTACAAATCTAGATTAACTTCTGAAGATTTATATAACAGAATATTAACTGTAGGTAACGTGTTTTATTTCAACAAAtga